The following is a genomic window from Adhaeribacter radiodurans.
CAAAAAATAGCCCCTCTTTTTACTCATCCTCAACCTGGTTTTGCTAAAATTCTTTTTTATGAAAACGGAGAAGCCTGGCTCGAATTCTGGACTGCTGCATCTAACACTGATTTAGCAGGGAAAATGGCTTTCCGGCGGTTATTAATGCAAAAAGCTACTTTGGCGCAGCTAAACGCAAACATTAAACCAACGCCGGTTCATGATTATGCCGATAGTATGGTAACCGCAAATGCCAGCAGTTTGTACCAGGTGAGCAAATTTAAACAATGGTTACTAGGTAAGAATTACCGACCGGAATGGATAACTCCTGTTACTTTGCCGGTTTTTGACGTGAGCAGAGAAAAAGGCGGGCTAAAAGTAGTACAACGTGGGGGCGGATTTCAGACCCGTTCGCTGCGCCTGGTAGATGCAGATGGCAAAGAGTATGTAGTAAGATCGGTAGAAAAATACCCCATCGAAGCTATTCCACGAGCTTTGCGCCGAACCATTGCGGCCGATATCGTGAAAGATCAGATATCGGCTTCCCACCCTTATGCGCCTCTTGTAGTGCCCACACTGGCTCAGGCAGCCGGAGTGTATCATACGAATCCTAAATATGTATTTATCCCCGACGATCCACGACTGGGTAATTTCCGCACGGGCTTAGCAAACACTATTGCTTTGTTTGAAGAACGTCCGGATGATGACGAATCGCAGGCGCCGCATTTTGGCCGATCTAAAAAAGTATACAGTACCGAAAAAGTACTCGAAAAAACTCTGGAAGACAACGACGACCAGGTAGATCAGAAAGCAGTGTTACGGGCCCGCCTGTTCGATTTCTTTATTGGCGATTGGGACCGCCACGAAGATCAGTGGCGCTGGGCCAGTTTTGAAAATGAAAACGGGAAAGGGAAGTATTACCAGCCCATTCCCCGCGACCGCGACATGACTTTTTTCGTGAACCAGGGGATTATTCCGAAGATTGCCAGCCGTAAGTGGATTTTACCAAAAATTCAGGGTTTCGACGAAGCCATTCGGGATGTAACTACTTTTAATTTTAATGCCCGTTATTTTGATCGTACTTTTTTAACGGAACTTGCTTTAGAAGACTGGCAAACCGTAGCCGCCGATGTGCAGCAACGCCTCACCGACGAAATTATTCAAGCAGCGCTAAATAAATTGCCGGCTCCTATTTACAAAATCCGCGGCGAAGCGGCTGTGAGCATTCTAAAAGCCAGGCGAGCCAGGCTGGTAAAAGATGCCACGGACTATTATAAATTTTTAGCGCGGGCAGTGGACGTAATTGGTTCTAACAAAGCCGAGCTGTTTGAAGTTACCCGTCAGGACGACGAACACACTTTAATAAGAGTACATAAAATAAGTAAGAGCGGGCAAAAAGAGCAGGTTATATACGAAAGAGTATTTAAAACTTCGGAAACGCACGAAGTACGGTTATATGGCCTCGGTGACAACGATCAATTTACGCTAATGGGTTCGGTAAAAAGAGGGATTCTAATCCGGATTATCGGAGGCGAAGGCGAGGATAGCATAACGGATAACTCCCAGGTAAAAAAAGGCTTCAAAAAAACCATAGTTTACGATACAGCTACCGGCAACCATTTACAGCTCGCTTCGGAAGCTAAAAACGAAACTTCTGACCGCGACGAAGAAATAAATGAGTACGATCGTAAATCTTTCAAATACAATTACCTCGGTCCGCTGGCGTCTATTGAGTACAACAAAGACGACGGCTTTTACCTGGGTGGTGGTTTTTTAGCCATTCAGCAAGGCTTCCGAAAAGAGCCCTTTGCCGCTTCGCACCGTTTTGTGGCGAACTATGCTTTGGCTACTCATTCGTTCTTGTTTAATTATGCGGGCTATTTTACTAAATCTTTAGGAATTTTTGATGTAGCATTAAACCTGGACGTAAAAACCCGGAATTTTAGCGATAACTTCTTTGGCCTCTCGAACGAATCGGTTTACAACCAAGAATTTGATATTGATTATTACCGCTACCGGTCGGAGCGTTACCATTTTAATGTTTTGTTAGGTCGCCAGTGGGGCAAATACCAGCAAGTTTTGTTTGGCCCGGCTTACGAATTTGTGCAAGTACAACATAAGACTGGCAGTAAGTTAGAAGAGTTTAATCCGAAAGATTTAAGTTCCAATGATCCATTTGCGGGTAAGAGTTACGCGGGCTTGCTGCTTTCGTACGTGTTAGATAGCCGGGATAATAAAACCTTGCCTAACCGGGGTGCTTATTTTCAGGCAGATATGTCCAACTATTTGGGCACGAACAGCACTTCCACTAATTATTCGCGCATAAATGCGCAAGTGGCTTTTTTTCAGGCGGTATATTTGCCCTTTAAAGTTGTTCTGGCCGGCCGGGTTGGGGGAGGTACTACGCTCGGCGATTTTGAATTTTTTCAGGCCAATACCTTAGATGGACTGTATAATGTGCGAGGCTTCCGGCGTTCCCGTTATTCTGGTCGAACCAGTTTTTACAATAACCTGGAAGCACGTATCCGGCTATTCAGTTTCCAAACGTATTTATTTCCGGGCGAGGCTGGTATTATGGCTTTTCATGATGGTGGCCGGGTTTGGAACGATAAAGAAAAATCAAATAAATGGCACCGGGGTTACGGCGGCGGTTTTTGGTTTGCTCCGGTAAACTTAATTGTAATCACAGCAGGATACATGATTTCGGACGAAAACCGGTTGCCTTTAATTAGTGCCGGATTTTTATTTTAGAAAGTAGCGCCCGAATGGACACCAATTAAAGAGGTTTGCGTATAAAGTTTGCTAATGGCCAAATGGTCCTGTAAAAAAGTAACACAGTAGTAAAAATTACAAACATTAACGCATAAAACTCATGAAAGATCAACAATTAGAGCATTTGAAAATACAGCCGGAAGATTTGTCGAAAACATTTGAAAACGTAATGCACGTTTTTCAGCAAGGAAACACCGAACGGTTACCTGATTTACTGCAGGATGCCGGTAATTTGTTAATGAAAGCCAGCCGTAAGCTAAGCACTACCCAATTGGTTTTAGCGGTAGCTGCCTTGGCGGTAGGTGTTATTTTCGTAGCGAAGCGCGTAGAAGCAGAGCTCGAAGAAAATGATAATTCAGGAAATTAATAAGCTAAGTTAAAAAGCTATAAACAAAAAAGGCTGCCTTAGAGGCAGCCTTTTTGTTTATAGCTAAAAAGTAACATCTAATTTAGATAGATAGAAAATAATTCAAACCGATGCGACGCAAAGCTCCAATGGGAGGCAGACGGATGTATTTCCTGACCATCGCGGTTTAAGATAGTAACAGCTACCCCTTCGCTTACATTTAAAGGTTCGGTAAAACATTTAACAGCATAGATCCGGCCCGCCTCAATCCACTCATCCGGCTCGAAGTTAGGTAAGGAATCATCGATGCAGTGGGCATATAATGCCACATATTTGGGAGGAATGTTTAAATTTACCATAAAACTAAAACTATTAAAAATGCCTAAATGTTCCGCTGCAGCCGGGCCATTACCTTATACCAGTTAGCGACGGTATTTACCAAGTAAGTTAACAAAAGATAGAAACAAATTTTTATAATCAAAAATTATTTCTGGCTTTTTTAAAAAATTTCTTCTTAATCTTTATAGCTTTTGTAAAATAAGGAACAAATAAGCTCTTTAATTAAAAATTATCTTTACACCTGCTACTTTCTTCTTAACCGCTAAATTTAGCCTTAACCGGTATGGTGTACTGCATACCTTCGGTTTTGAACGATACCAGATAGTTAATCTGCATCTTGCCGGAAATTGCCAGAGCTATCAAAAAGAAAGCTAAGCGGCTGATTAGGATTACGCAAAATTTCGTCGGCTGTTATACCCCAGCGCTTCAGCATTTCTTCGAACATTTGGGCATACGCCGAACTAGACCAAGGGTTAAATACCGAAGCCGTGATGTCGTCGATTAAAGTATCTAATACCAGCGTTGAATCATTGGGCTTAACGGGCCGGACAAAATATTCCGGGATTATGTTTAACAAGTAGCCGGCATAATACACTTGCGCCGAAAACTCGGCTGCCTGTTTTGCGGATAAGGCATGGCCTTTTAATTGTTGCCACAATCGTTCGAGAGCTTCTTTAATAATCCCGTTATCCAGTAAGCAACAAATTAGTAAAGTATCGCCCAGTTTCAGGCTAATTACCATGCTGTGCAAATCATCGCGAAATTCAAAAGGTAAATCGCCGGGTGCATCTGGTTTAAGGGGTACTTTAAAAACTGAGCAAGGTATAAAATCTGAAAATACCATGGGTACCCGAATAGATTGCAGCCCCTTAAAAAACGATTGCACCTTATCGAGCATGTACACATCTTCGGTAAGCGGGTATTGAGGGGTAATAAGTGGGTTTTGTTCGGCTATAATTTCGCGGATTAGTAACCCATAAAAAATTTTACCCAACCATTTAAAAATTACCTGATCGTCTAGCTCTTGCCAACCGGGTAAGCCTTGAGCAGCAGTAGCTTGCACTTGTTGTTCTAGCGGATCGATATAATTTTGCCGACAAACCGAGCAGCATGGAAGCGTTAATTGAGAGTACGTAACAATTTGTTTATCTAAGAGCAACAGCTCCTGATGAGCAAAATTATATTGAGCCATTAACCAGTCCGGGAAAACCGGAATAGTATCTTTTGGGGTAACAGATTGGCCGCACAAAAAGCAGTTATTTCCAGTAAAAGCTAGTTTATCGAAGGGGTTATAAAGGGTAAGATCGGTCATTATGTATTTAAAACGTGCCCACAAAGATACAAAATACCTGTTTGTGGAAAGGAACTTTGCGAATAGCTTTGTTTTATGAGTTTGTATATCAATAGATTAATATCTGCCTGCATTTTAAACTTTTACCACCTGCAACTATTTTTAATTAATTGGAATCTTCGATTTATGGTAGTACTACTTTATGTCCGCATATAAATTCAGGAGCGGGCACGGTACTTGTACTTACGATACTACATTAGTATCATTATTCAACCCACATTGATAAAACTTATGAAATCTTTCTTTTTTTCGTTACTTACTTTATTTGTTATGAGCCAGGTAAGTTTTGGCCAGGTACCGGCTACCCCATCAGCCTTGCCTCCTTTAGTAAACGTATCGGGCTACGCCGAAGTAAAAGTGCAACCCGATGAAATTAACCTGCAGGTGGCCGTAGAAACGCGGGATAAATCCTTAGACGAAGCTAAAAGACAAAATGATAAAAATGTAGCTACTATTTTGGCTTATCTTAAAAAAAGCGGCGTAGATGCTAAAAATGTACAGACAACCTACATGAGTGTGCAACCCATTTACTCAGGTAATTTCGGCCAGGCTACGCCGGATGTATATACGGCTACTAAAACCATTAATGTACTGGTTAAAAAGATCGGCTCCTTCGACGAGCTATTATCCGGTATTTATAAAGCAGGAGCTAACCGCGTGGATGGTATTGATTTTAGAACATCGGATTTACAAAAATACCGCGAACAAGCCCGAAAATTAGCTATTCAGGCGGCTCGCCAGAAAGCCACTGCCTTAACTGCCGAATTGGGTGCCAAAGTTGGCCGGGTATACTCCATAAATGAGGGAGGAAACAATTATCCTGGTCCTATTGCTTACGGCCGGCAAGCTAATAAAATGATGGAATCGGCTGCTTTTGATGCCGGTGGACCTACTATTTCAGTAGGGCAGATTATAGTATCTGCTACTATTGATGTTAGCTTTTTAATTGAATAGAATAAGTAATTTTTGTTAAAAATGCCCGGTTTAGCCATAGTTAAACCGGGCATTTTTATTTAGAAATGAAATAAGACTAATCTTTTAATAATCAGCCTGTTTATTTAAACATTTTCTTTCAATTAGAGTTAATTAAAATAATATAAGGCTCTTGCAAAATGGCAAATAGTCAGATACCTACAGTTTGAATAAGATAAATAAGAATAAAGAAAAGTACGGGTTAAAAAGGAAAATGAAGAATTAACTCGAATATGCGGTGTCTGTCGGAAAACTTTTTACACATTGATTGGGACGAAGAGTATGATATTATTTATCTGGAATGGCATTATTATCCAGGCAGCGAAAAATACCGCGAAAGTTTAGAATTAGCTTTAAATTTGGCCCGCCGCAAAAACGTAAGGTATGGCATTGCTAATGTTAATCAAATAATCAATCTTATGCCCGACGACCTTACCTGGTTAATTGATACTTGGTTTCCGGGGCTATTAACATTATCCATCCAAAAAATAGCAATAATTTTACCTTCGGATGCTTTTGAAGAGTTGGTGGCCGTTTATTTAAATAAGTTGAGTATTTCTGTTTTGCCTTTTGAAATTGAATTCTTCGATCACCCTTATCAGGCGTATGGCTGGGTAAAAAGCGGACTTTATCCTGGCCCGAGTTTATACGTGTAAATTCTCTTTTGCTCCGGAATTAAAATATATAAGCGTAGAATTTAGTGGTAGTTATATTTTTATAAGAAAACTCACAAATTCTCTCTTCCATTCGCCTCCTGTTTTCAACTAATATTTACTAATTTCTTTTTCTAGAATGCTAAATAGCAATGTTAACGATAGCGTTATACTTATTTTTTAGGGATTACTCTTTTTCTACCCTATTCTGCTAAGTTTGGAAATTTATTTTTGGTATTAAGCAAAAATCAACATCTTTGGCAGCTTAATCGCAATCTAGCATGACAACATCTCCCTTTGATTTATCAGGTAAACTGGCTTTAGTAACTGGCGGCGGTACCGGTTTGGGTCTAGGAATAGCCGAAGCGTTTATTCAGGCAGGGGCCCGGGTAGTAATTACCGGCCGGCGGCTGGAAGTTTTACAAGATGCTTGTAAGCAATTAGGGCCAATGGCTAATTGTCAGGTAAATGATGTAGCCGATTTGGCTTCTATTCCGGATTTGGTGCAAACAGTGCAACAGCAATCCGGCCCAATTGATATTCTGGTAAATAATGCAGGTATCAATTTAAAGAAACATACTTTAGAAGTTACCGATGCCGAATTTCAAGCTATAATTCAAACCAATTTAGTAGGTTTATTTGCTTTAACCCGCGAGGTAGCCAAAGGCATGGTGGAGCGGCGCGCCGGTTCTATTATCATGATTACCTCAATGGCTGCAATGTACGGCTTGCCTTTAGTAACGGCCTACTCTGCTTCTAAATCGGCCGTATTGGGTATGACGCGCGTACTCGCCAGCGACTTATCGCCGCATGGCGTGCGGGTTAATGCCATTGCACCTGGGTTTATTCAATCGCCAATGCTTTTAAAAGCCTTGGAAACAGATCCGGAGCGCAAACGAAAAGTAACGGGCCGTACTCCTTTAGGAGGCTTTGGGCAACCTTCCGATATTGGTTATGCTGCCGTGTACCTGGCTTCTGAAGCAGCCCGTTTTGTAACTGGTATTAATTTACCGATTGATGGGGGTAACTCCATTGGTTTTTAGATAACAGCTACCATCTGCCAGTTACCATTTATCATTTACGTGATATTGGAATTAGTTAGAAAAGAAGAATGGATTAAAAGGTATTATAAGGTCTTAGGGTAGTAGGTCAGTGCTGGTTAATTAGTAATCATATATTTTACTTTAAACTAATTTCGTCGAAGTATTTTATATTAATCAGAAAAGGACTTTGTTTAAGTGTATTAATCCGGATAAGTCTGCTATTTAGATAAAAAGCGGTATCGTTGCCGGAAAGGTTATCGCAAAAAAAGTGTTTAGGAAAAGACTTTAGCTTTTGTTTTTACTTTAAATTACCCCATAAAATATTAAAAAATCTACTTTGGTGCAACACGTAGTTACTTTTGGTGAAATTATGATGCGGCTTTCTACGCCGGGTTTTGCTCGCTTTTCGCAGGCAACAAATTTAAATATTACTTACGGCGGCGGCGAAGCCAACGTAGCTATCTCTTTAGCTTACTTTAATATACCAGCAGCTCATGTAACCCGTTTCCCGGCTAACGATTTAGGGCAGGCCGCTACAGCGCTGTTGCGGCAACATCAGGTAACTACGGATCATATTATTTATGGCGGCGATCGTTTAGGTTTGTATTTTCTGGAAACAGGAGCCGCAGCTCGCCCGAGTAGAGTAATATACGATCGTGCTGATTCGGCTTTTGCCGAGTTAGAACCAGGTATGCTTAACTGGGAAGAAATTTTACAAAATGCCCGGTGGTTTCATTGGACTGGTATTACGCCCGCTATTTCAGAAGGGGCAGCTCAGAGTTGCCTGGAAGCAGTGCAAGTAGCGAATAAACTAGGAATTACTGTTTCGGCAGATATTAATTACCGTAAAAATTTGTGGCAATACGGCAAAAAAGCCTACGAAGTAATGCCTGAATTGGTAGCCGGCTGCGACTTAATCGTATCAAGTATTGGCGATGCGGCAGATATTCTGCAAATAAAACCTGCCGCCGAAGCAGCTGACCCATTCGTTTCGGTGGGCCAACAAATAATGCAGCAGTACCCGCGCATTAAAAAAATTGTAAATACCAACCGGGGTTCCATAAGCGCATCGCATAATACGTTAGCGGGGATGATGTGGAACGGCCAGCAATTACTACAAACGCCTACCCACGATATGGTGCCTATTGTGGATCGTATTGGCGGCGGCGATGCTTTTATGGCCGGTTTAATTTATGGCTTACTCACCTATCAAAATGATCAGCAAGCTTTAGATTTCGCGGTAGCCGCTTCGGCTTTAAAACATACTATTGAAGGCGATGCAAATTTAGTAACCGTTGCCGAAGTAGAACCGGTTATGCAAGGAGATAGCTCCGGACGTTTAAAAAGATAAATTAGTCAATAGACCATAGACTATAGTCTAATAGAAAAAACTAACCTAAGTGGTAATTAACCGGTTTATTACTAGTTTATTAAAAAATTAAATTTCTTTTTTATAATATGTGGACTATGGTCTATCGACTATGAACCATGGACTATCAACTAAAAATATGGCTCGTTTTACCCGATTGCAAACTTACGCCAAAATGGCGGAAACTGGTTTAGTACCAGTATTTTATCATTCAAATATAGAAGTATGCCAGCAGGTTTTGGCGGCTTCGTACCGGGCCGGCGTGCGGGTTTTTGAATTTACCAACCGGGGCGATTTCGCCCACGAAATTTTTGGTGAACTCAACAAGTTCGCGGCGCAGCATTGTCCCGAAATGATTATGGGTGCCGGAACTATTTTTGATACTGGTACGGCTGCCTTATACATGCAATTAGGAGCTTGCTTTATTGTATCTCCGGTTTTAAAAGAAGATGTAGCCATTACGTGTAACCGCCGCAAAGTAGGCTGGATTCCGGGGTGCGCTACCATGGGCGAAGTTTCCCGGGCCGAAGAATTAGGCGCCGAAGTAGTAAAGATTTTTCCGGGCGATGTGGTAGGTCCGGCTTTTGTAAAAAGCTTGTTAGCGCCCATGCCTTGGTCTACGGTAATGGTTACCGGTGGCGTGAAGCCCGAAGCAGATAATTTAAAATCCTGGTTTCAGGCAGGAGTAACTTGTGTAGGTTTAGGCTCGCAATTAGTACCCACCGAATTACTCAATAGCCAAGATTATGCTGGTATCGAGAACCACATGAAAACTACCATGGATTTAGTAAAACAAGCCCGGAATAAAAAATAAAATCATCGTGTAATGTAATAAATAGTCTATGCAAACTATAACTAAAACTGTTGCTACCGGAGTTGGTTCTTATCGCTGGACTATTTGTTCGCTTGTATTCTTTGCTACTACCATTAATTACCTCGACCGGGCGGTAATTAGTTTATTAAAATCTAACCTGGAAACAGAGTTCCGGTGGACCGAAACGGATTACTCTAACATTGTAATTGCTTTTCAGTTGTCGTATGCCTTGGGTATGCTGGGAGTAGGCCGATTAATTGATAAACTGGGAACCAAGTTGGGTTATGCTTTATCCATTACTTTGTGGAGTGTGGCGGCTATTGGTCATGCTTTAGTAAAAAGTACTTTTGGTTTTGTTATTGCCCGTTCAGCCTTGGGTATTACCGAAGCCGGTAATTTCCCGGCCGCGATTAAAACTGTGGCCGAGTGGTTCCCCAAAAAAGAGCGGGCTTTAGCCACCGGTATTTTTAACTCGGGTACGAACATCGGGGCTATTATTGCACCTCTAACGGTACCGTTTATTGCGGCACAATGGGGTTGGCAATGGGCATTTATTTTAACTGGCATTATTGGATTTATCTGGCTGGTTGCCTGGTTTTTTATTTACGAAGTACCGGCTAAGCATGCCAAGCTATCCCGCACTGAATTTGATTACATTCATAGCGATGTTGATACGACCACTGATACCGAGAATGCCGGAAAACCGGTTTCTTGGGTAAAGTTGCTGGGGTTCCGGCAAACCTGGGCCTTTGCTTTAGGTAAGTTTTTAACCGACCCGGTGTGGTGGTTTTATTTGTTCTGGCTACCCGCTTTTTTAAAAGCCGAATATGGCGTAGAAGGTACCGCTATGGCGTTGCCGGTTGCTTTGGTGTATACTTTATCTACTTTTGGCAGCATTGGCGGCGGTTGGTTACCTTTAAAATTTATCCGGGGAGGCATGCCGGTATTTAAAGCCCGCAAAACTTCTATGCTGATTTATGCTTTTTGTGCGCTGCCGGTTTTGTTTTCGCAGTATTTAGGGTCGTTTAACATGTGGTTAGCCGTTTTTATAATTGGCTTTGCGGCCTCAGCGCACCAGGCCTGGAGCGCGAACATTTTTACTACAGTTTCAGATATGTTTCCCAAAAAGGCCATTGGCTCGGTTACGGGTATTGGTGGCATGTTTGGCGGCTTAGGCGGCATGCTGATTGCTAAATTAGCTGGCCTGTTATTCGATCATTACAAAGCATTGGGTACTATCGAGATTGGCTACTACATTATGTTCTTAGTTTGCGGTAGTGCTTATCTGTTAGCTTGGTTAGTTATGCACGTATTAGCACCTAGAATGAAGCAAGTAGAATTATAATTTGCCTTCAATTATTTTATTTAGGTTGATATAACACCTATCCTCCTTATCGCGCTTAATAATGGACATTATCCGACTTAGAAACTTAAGCCGATACTTAAATTGGTTTCAGGCACATCATTTAAAAAGTTAAGAATAAAATTTCCAATCAAATCTAAATCAACTATAGGCAGCTTTTGGGAGAAATTTACTCTCTAAAACATTAATCCTGCTTGTCAATTCTTTAAGTTAGTTGTTTAGGAATTACAACTCATAATTTTTGTACACCAACGTATTGTAGCCATCCCTACTTTAAAATGCAATGCTAAACAATAGTTAGGGTATTAGTACCAATTAATGAAAGCACTACTAGGCTGGTAAAATGTAAAAAGTACAATAAGTTTGGAATGGAATTTTGTTACATTGTATTTATAATTAAATTAATAAGTTGTTTTGCAAACGTTACCGGTTTTTTACTAATTTTAAATTTTAAGTAGTTAAATTGAATTTAATCTAACTTTATTTACAAATTATTGATGTATCAATTAATTTGTTTGAAAATTTGACAACAAATTAATTATTTTATTAGATGTCTTATAATTTATAAAAAATATCTAATACGCTATGCCCCACAACAATCTGTTCCTCGTATATTTATAATACATTTACGGTTTCTTAACAAAAACAAGTTTGCTCGTATGAAAAAAGTTACCCATCATTGGCAACGGAAAAGTTGCTTACTTTTACTGTTGACTGCTTTAGGAAGTCCGGGGTTTACCCGTCCTCTTCCGAATCCACTCTATTCTTCCGTAACAACTATTGATTGGCAAATAACCGGCAAAGTTACAGATGCCACAGGTGGTCCAGTGCCGGGTGCTACGGTAGTTTTAAAAGGTTCTGCTTCAGTAGGTACTACCACGGGAGCCGATGGAAGCTTTAGCTTATCTGTGCCGGAACAGGCCGGAACTTTAGTAATTTCTTTTATTGGCTATACTACCCAAGAAAAAGCTTTTACCGGTCCTGGAGCAATAAACATTACTATTTCCGAGGACGCAAAAGCTTTAGAAGAAGTTGTAGTAGTTGGTTACGGGGTGCAGAAAAAAGCCGACGTTACCGGAGCTACTGCTACAATTAATGCCAAAGATTTAAATGCCGGTGTAATTAATAACCCATTGCAATCGGTACAAGGTAAAGTTGCTGGGTTAAATATTGTAGCTGGCGGCGGTGACCCTACGAGTAACCGACCGGCTATTCGTTTGCGGGGTACTTCTTCTTTAAGCGCGAACAGCGAACCTTTAGTAGTAATCGATGGAGTAGCCGGAGCCGATTTAAACTCCGTAGCCCCCGAAGATATTGAAGCAGTGGACGTACTGAAAGACGCGTCGGCAGCAGCTATTTACGGTTCCCGGGCAGCGAACGGGGTAATTCAGATTACCACCAAACGTGGTAAAGCTGGTAAAACTACCGTAGAATTGAACAGCTATGTAGGTATGGAGCAAGTATCGAACATGCTGGATTTTCTGGGTCCAGATGAGTACGTAGCAAAATTACGAGAACTTAACTTAGATGTGGCAGCTAACGATTATGGTGCCCGCACCAATTGGTTCGACGAAATTACCCGTACCGCTATTAGCCATAACCAAAGTGTAGCCGTTTCCGGGGGGACCGATAAATTTAATTACCGGGGTTCAGTGGTGTATTTAGATCAGCCTGGTATTGCTTTAAATTCCGGCTTCGATCGTTTAAACTCACGCCTGAACTTGACCCAGAAAGCGCTCGACGATAAATTAGAAATTCAGTTATTATTATCGCAGCAAAGAAGTAAGAAAAACTACGTTGATTATTTTTCTTATCTGTTG
Proteins encoded in this region:
- a CDS encoding sugar kinase; the encoded protein is MQHVVTFGEIMMRLSTPGFARFSQATNLNITYGGGEANVAISLAYFNIPAAHVTRFPANDLGQAATALLRQHQVTTDHIIYGGDRLGLYFLETGAAARPSRVIYDRADSAFAELEPGMLNWEEILQNARWFHWTGITPAISEGAAQSCLEAVQVANKLGITVSADINYRKNLWQYGKKAYEVMPELVAGCDLIVSSIGDAADILQIKPAAEAADPFVSVGQQIMQQYPRIKKIVNTNRGSISASHNTLAGMMWNGQQLLQTPTHDMVPIVDRIGGGDAFMAGLIYGLLTYQNDQQALDFAVAASALKHTIEGDANLVTVAEVEPVMQGDSSGRLKR
- a CDS encoding BamA/TamA family outer membrane protein, with translation MYLLIILILALPNIGWAQNTATVSSEKQNDSKVVHTIFLVGNTGAPADTGAGSKLQLLKKQLQTAGKASNLVFIGNTFYPRLLPPVNDPQRMAAEQALKAQLNSLKGYPGQVHIIPGDHESKKDKNNAERHARNQEQFIREYLQNEGIFLPESGCPGPELIEINENLLLVLLDTKWFLPRSPKINEDLGCSANSAAAALAEVDDILKSNPQKQVVIASHIAQDIKPFTYRAFQKGYAEIFRQHAGLIYAEDSSPALEYAWQDSINYIRTGVGSLTRRIKQKIAPLFTHPQPGFAKILFYENGEAWLEFWTAASNTDLAGKMAFRRLLMQKATLAQLNANIKPTPVHDYADSMVTANASSLYQVSKFKQWLLGKNYRPEWITPVTLPVFDVSREKGGLKVVQRGGGFQTRSLRLVDADGKEYVVRSVEKYPIEAIPRALRRTIAADIVKDQISASHPYAPLVVPTLAQAAGVYHTNPKYVFIPDDPRLGNFRTGLANTIALFEERPDDDESQAPHFGRSKKVYSTEKVLEKTLEDNDDQVDQKAVLRARLFDFFIGDWDRHEDQWRWASFENENGKGKYYQPIPRDRDMTFFVNQGIIPKIASRKWILPKIQGFDEAIRDVTTFNFNARYFDRTFLTELALEDWQTVAADVQQRLTDEIIQAALNKLPAPIYKIRGEAAVSILKARRARLVKDATDYYKFLARAVDVIGSNKAELFEVTRQDDEHTLIRVHKISKSGQKEQVIYERVFKTSETHEVRLYGLGDNDQFTLMGSVKRGILIRIIGGEGEDSITDNSQVKKGFKKTIVYDTATGNHLQLASEAKNETSDRDEEINEYDRKSFKYNYLGPLASIEYNKDDGFYLGGGFLAIQQGFRKEPFAASHRFVANYALATHSFLFNYAGYFTKSLGIFDVALNLDVKTRNFSDNFFGLSNESVYNQEFDIDYYRYRSERYHFNVLLGRQWGKYQQVLFGPAYEFVQVQHKTGSKLEEFNPKDLSSNDPFAGKSYAGLLLSYVLDSRDNKTLPNRGAYFQADMSNYLGTNSTSTNYSRINAQVAFFQAVYLPFKVVLAGRVGGGTTLGDFEFFQANTLDGLYNVRGFRRSRYSGRTSFYNNLEARIRLFSFQTYLFPGEAGIMAFHDGGRVWNDKEKSNKWHRGYGGGFWFAPVNLIVITAGYMISDENRLPLISAGFLF
- a CDS encoding MFS transporter yields the protein MQTITKTVATGVGSYRWTICSLVFFATTINYLDRAVISLLKSNLETEFRWTETDYSNIVIAFQLSYALGMLGVGRLIDKLGTKLGYALSITLWSVAAIGHALVKSTFGFVIARSALGITEAGNFPAAIKTVAEWFPKKERALATGIFNSGTNIGAIIAPLTVPFIAAQWGWQWAFILTGIIGFIWLVAWFFIYEVPAKHAKLSRTEFDYIHSDVDTTTDTENAGKPVSWVKLLGFRQTWAFALGKFLTDPVWWFYLFWLPAFLKAEYGVEGTAMALPVALVYTLSTFGSIGGGWLPLKFIRGGMPVFKARKTSMLIYAFCALPVLFSQYLGSFNMWLAVFIIGFAASAHQAWSANIFTTVSDMFPKKAIGSVTGIGGMFGGLGGMLIAKLAGLLFDHYKALGTIEIGYYIMFLVCGSAYLLAWLVMHVLAPRMKQVEL
- a CDS encoding SIMPL domain-containing protein; this encodes MKSFFFSLLTLFVMSQVSFGQVPATPSALPPLVNVSGYAEVKVQPDEINLQVAVETRDKSLDEAKRQNDKNVATILAYLKKSGVDAKNVQTTYMSVQPIYSGNFGQATPDVYTATKTINVLVKKIGSFDELLSGIYKAGANRVDGIDFRTSDLQKYREQARKLAIQAARQKATALTAELGAKVGRVYSINEGGNNYPGPIAYGRQANKMMESAAFDAGGPTISVGQIIVSATIDVSFLIE
- a CDS encoding bifunctional 4-hydroxy-2-oxoglutarate aldolase/2-dehydro-3-deoxy-phosphogluconate aldolase, producing MNHGLSTKNMARFTRLQTYAKMAETGLVPVFYHSNIEVCQQVLAASYRAGVRVFEFTNRGDFAHEIFGELNKFAAQHCPEMIMGAGTIFDTGTAALYMQLGACFIVSPVLKEDVAITCNRRKVGWIPGCATMGEVSRAEELGAEVVKIFPGDVVGPAFVKSLLAPMPWSTVMVTGGVKPEADNLKSWFQAGVTCVGLGSQLVPTELLNSQDYAGIENHMKTTMDLVKQARNKK
- a CDS encoding SDR family NAD(P)-dependent oxidoreductase; translated protein: MTTSPFDLSGKLALVTGGGTGLGLGIAEAFIQAGARVVITGRRLEVLQDACKQLGPMANCQVNDVADLASIPDLVQTVQQQSGPIDILVNNAGINLKKHTLEVTDAEFQAIIQTNLVGLFALTREVAKGMVERRAGSIIMITSMAAMYGLPLVTAYSASKSAVLGMTRVLASDLSPHGVRVNAIAPGFIQSPMLLKALETDPERKRKVTGRTPLGGFGQPSDIGYAAVYLASEAARFVTGINLPIDGGNSIGF